CAGTCCTCGGCGACATCGCCCCCGGGCGGCACACGGTGCGCGGCAACCTGATCCGCATCACCAGCACAGCGATCGACTTCTACACCGAGAGCTTCCCGATCGGCGCTTCCCTGTTCTCCTCGCGGGAACTGCTGGCGGCCCACCGCGCCGCGATCCACGAGCACGGGGCCGGGCCGCGCACACCCGTGACCAGGCTGGCGAACTACCTGCGCGCCGAACGGGACCTGGGCCGTCTGCCGTCCACATCGGACCCGGACGCGATCGCGACGCTGTTGCTGGGCGCCGCCTTCCAGCAGGGTTTCCTGCGGCACTGGGACACCGAGGCCGGGGACCCGACGGCGCTGGCGCGCAAGCTCGTCAAGGCCGTCCTGCCCTAGCGACTCGCCCGCTCCTTCTCCCAGCGCTCCAGCAGCAGCGGCAGCTCCCTGATGATGAACGACAGGAAGTCGCGCATATCGGCGAGCCGCCTGCCGGCCGGGGTGCCCGCCCCCACCGCGTCGACGCCCTCCTCAGCGGCGTCCCGCCACATCTCCATGAGCCGGTCGCGCTTGCGCAGGCTGGCGAACCACATGTCGTCGAGCACCCGGAAGTGGTCGCGCCGCGAGCCGGGCTCCCGCTCCCGCTCGACCAGCCCCACCTGCTCCAGGTAGCGCACCGCCCCGGATACCGCGGCCGGGCTGACCTGCAGGTTCTCCGCCAGCTCCGCCGCGGTCAGGCGGCTGTCGTCGGTGACCACGAGCGCGGCGAACACGCGTGCGGCCATGCGCTGGATGCCGAGCTGGTTGAGCACGAGAGCCAGCCGCTCGACGTACCGCCGAACCGCCTCTTCGTCCCGCATGGAGATCATCCTTCCTCACCCGTCCAGCGCTTCAGCCAATCTATACGTTTTCCTAACTTCACAACTTTGTGAAATGACTGTAGCTTCGGCCGCATGGACAACGCCATCTCCATCGAGGGCCTGCACAAGTCGTTCGGTGCGACCAAGGCCCTCGACGACCTGAACCTGCAGGTCAAGACCGGAGAAGTGCACGGCTTCCTCGGCCCGAACGGGGCCGGGAAGTCGACCACCATCCGTGTCCTGCTCGGTCTGCTGCGCGCGGACCGGGGCACCGTCCGCCTGCTCGGCGGCGACCCCTGGCGCGACGCCGCGAGCCTGCATCACCGGCTCGCCTACGTCCCCGGAGACGTCAACCTCTGGCCCAACCTGTCCGGCGGCGAGGTCATCGACCTGCTCGGGCGGCTGCGCGGCGGGCTCGACAAGCGCCGACGCGACGAGCTGATCGAGCGGTTCGACCTCGATCCGAAGAAGAAGGGCCGCACCTACTCCAAGGGCAACCGGCAGAAGGTCGCGATCGTCGCGGCCCTGTCCTCCGACGTCGAGCTGCTGATCCTCGACGAACCGACCTCGGGCCTCGACCCGCTGATGGAGGCCACCTTCCAGTACGCGATCCAGGAGGAACGCGACAAGGGCCGCACGGTGCTGCTGTCCAGCCACATCCTCGCCGAGGTCGAGGCGCTGTGCGACCGGGTCAGCATCATCCGCAACGGGCACGCGGTCGAGACCGGCACGCTGAGCGAACTGCGGCACCTCACCCGCACGTCCATCGTGGCCGAGCTCGCCGGCCACCCGAACGGGCTCGGCTCGCTGGCCGAGGTGCACGACCTCAAGGTCGACGGCAACCGGGTCCGGTTCGACGTGGAGACCCAGTCGCTGGACCAGGTGCTGCGCAAGCTGACCGAGGTCGGCGTGCGCAGCCTGACCAGCCAGCCGCCGACGCTGGAGGAGCTGTTCCTGCGCCACTACACGACCGAAGCGAGCGCGCGATGACCGCGCTCGTGGGCACCCGGCACCTGGTGCGTCTCGCGCTACGGCGGGACCGGGTCGTGCTGCCGCTCTGGGCGCTGGTGATCGGCGTCCTGCCGGCGAGCAGCGCCGGCGCCTACGACCAGCTGTACCCGGACGCCGCCAGCCGCGCGTCCCTGACGACGGGGATGAGCGCGAACCCGTCGATCACCCTGCTGTACGGGCCGCCGTTCGACCTGTCCACCGCAGGCGGGTTCACGGCATGGCGCTTCGGCGTGTTCCTGCCCCTGTTCGCGGCGCTGGCCTGCATCTTCACGGTCACGCGGCACACCCGCCAGGAGGAGGACACCGGGCGGCAGGAGTTGCTGTCCTCGACCGTGACCGGGCGCTACGCCGCGTTGACGGCCGCGCTGATCACCGCCGCCATCGGCGCGGTGGGGACCGGGCTGCTGGTGGCGCTCGGCCTGATCGGCGCGGGGCTGCCCGCGGGCGGGTCGGTGGCATTCGGGCTCGGGACCACGCTGACCGGGCTGGTGTTCGCCGCGGTCGCCGCCATCGCCGCCCAGCTCGCCGAGTACTCACGCACCGCCAACGGCATCGCCTCGGCGGTGCTCGGGGTCGCGTTCCTGCTGCGCGCGGTCGGCGACTCGGCCACCGACATCTCGTGGCTGTCCTGGCTGTCGCCGCTCGGGTGGTCGACGCAGATCCGGCCGTTCGCCGGGGACCGGTGGGCCGTCGCGCTGCTGCTGGTCGCGGTGGCCGTCGTGCTGGGGGCGGTGGCCTACCGGCTGCTGCCGAGGCGGGACGTCGGGATGGGCATCTTCCCGGCCCGTCCCGGCCCGCCGGTGGCGGCGCCCGGGCTGCGGTCGCCGTTCGCGCTGGCGTGGCGGCTGCACCGGGGCGTGCTGATCGGCTGGACCGTCGGCTTCGCGGTGCTGGGGGCGATGTTCGGCTCGCTGGCCGCGGGCATCGGCGACATCGTCGGGGACAGCGCACAAGCCCAGCAGATGTTCGAGCGGCTGGGCGGCGCGCAGAACCTGGTCGACACGTTCCTCGCCGCGATCGCCGGCATCTTCGGGATGGTCGCCTCGATGTACGCGGTGCAGGCGACGTTGCGGATGCGCTCGGAGGAGACCGCGTTGCGACTGGAGCCGCTGCTCGCGACCCGCGTGCGCCGGTTGCAGTGGGCGGGCAGCCACCTGGTGTTCTCGCTGCTGGGGACCGCGCTGCTGCTGGTCGTGTCCGGGCTGTCCGCGGGGCTGCTGCACGGGTTGCGCGTCGGTGACGTGGCCGGCCAAGTGCCGGCGGTGCTCGGCGCGACGGTCGCGCAGGTGCCCGCGGTGTGGGTGGTCGTCGGGATCGCCGTGGTGGTGTTCGGGTTCGCGCCGAAGTTCGCGACGGCGGCGTGGGGGGTGGCCGCGGCGTTCCTCCTGTTGTCGCTGTTCGGACCGGTCGTGCAGGCGCCGCAGCTGTTGCTCGACGTCTCGCCGTTCACGCACGTGCCGAAGCTGCCGAGCGCGGACTTCGTGGTCGCGCCGTTCGCGTGGCTGCTCGGGATCGCGGTGGTCACGCTTGCCACGGGTCTGGCACGTTTTCAGCGGCGCGACATCGGGTAGCACCTGGTCAGCCGAGTGGCAGCGCCCGGGCTCGTCGGGGGGTCCGGGCTCTGCCGCACGACGGCCGGGGCAGAGGCATACGAGGCCCCGCGCACGGGTAGTCACGCCACATGACCCTCGATGGAGTACCGCGTCAGATCTTCCTCGCCGGTCAGTGGCGTGACGCCGCGGACGGCAGCCGCTTCGGCGTGCAGGACCCGGGGACCGGGCAGCAGCTCTGCGAGGTCTCCGACGCGCAGGACGCCGACGTCGGCGAAGCCATCGAGGCGGCCGTCGCGAAGCAGGAGGAGTGGGCCGCGACGCCGCCGCGGGAGCGGGGCGAGATCCTGCGCCGAGCGTGGCAGCTGATGACCGACCGCGCCGACGAGCTGGCGCGGCTCATGACGCTGGAGATGGGCAAGAGCCTGGCGGAGTCGAAGGCCGAGGTCACCTACGCCGCGGAGTTCTTCCGGTGGTTCTCGGAGGAGGCCGTGCGCATCGACGGGCGGTACGCGCGCAGCCCGGCCGGTGGCGGTCGCGTCCTGGTGTCGAAGCACCCGGTGGGTCCGTGCATCCTGGTCACACCGTGGAACTTCCCGCTGGCGATGGGCACCCGCAAGATCGGGCCCGCCATCGCCGCCGGCTGCACCATGATCGTCAAGCCCGCGCAGCTGACGCCGTTGTCGATGCTGAACCTCGCCGGGTTGCTGAAGGAGGCCGGGCTGCCGGACGGTGTGCTGAGCGTGCTGCCGAGCACGTCGGCGAGCCGGGTGGTGAACCCGGCGCTGGCCGACCCGCGGATCCGGAAGCTGTCCTTCACCGGATCCACCGAGGTCGGGCGCAAGCTGGTCGAACAATGCGCGCCGAACCTCCAGCGGATGTCGATGGAACTGGGCGGCAACGCGCCGTTCCTGATGTTCGAGGACGCGGACCTCGACGCCGCGGTCAAGGGCGCGGTCACCGCGAAGATGCGCAACAACGGCGAGTCGTGCGTGGCGGCCAACCGGTTCCACGTGCACTCGTCGGTGGCCGGGGAGTTCGTGCGGCAGCTGACCGAGGCGATGTCGTCGCTGCAGGTCGGGCACGGCACCGAGGACGGCGTGAAGGTGGGGCCGCTGATCAGCGCCGAACAGCGGGACAAGGTCGTCGAGCTGGTCGAGGACGCGTTGTCCCGCGGCGCGCACGCGACCACCGGCGGCAAGGCCTTGGACGGCGACGGCTTCTTCTACGCGCCGACCGTGCTCACCGACGTCCCGCCGGACGCGCGCATCCTGCGTGAGGAGGTGTTCGGGCCGGTCGCGCCGGTGACCACGTTCGAGGACGAGGACGAGGCCGTCCGGCTCGCCAACGACACCGAGTTCGGGCTGGTGGCGTACGTGTTCACGCGGGACCTCGACCGCGCGATCCGCGTCGGGGAACGGATGGCGACCGGGATGGTCGGGCTCAACACCGGGCTGGTGTCGAACGCGTCGGCGCCCTTCGGCGGTGTCAAGGCGTCCGGGTTCGGCCGCGAGGGCGGCGCCGAGGGCATCGAGGAGTACCTCGACGTGAAGTACATGGCACTGTCGCTCAGCGGGACTCCGTAGCGATCCGCAGCCCGAGTCCGATGAGGACTGTCGCGGTGAGACGGTCCAGCCACCGACGCATGTTCGTCCTCATCCACGTGTCCGTCGGCTGGCTGTGGATGAGCGCCGTCCTGCTGTTGGTGGCCCAGGCGCGCCGTTCCTGTTGCGGGACGCGGTGGGCAGCGAACGGTGATGGCGGCGGCTGGCGCGCTGAACAAGTGACTGTGGTGGCGGCGCACCGTTGGCGGTGGCCGCGGCACCTGGCGTCGTAGCGGCCCCGGTCGCAGTGGCGCGCCGCAGCGGCCCGGGTTGGCAGTTCGCGCGATGGCAGTGGCACGCCGTAGCGGCCCCGGTGGCAGTGGCGCGCCGTCGCAGCGCCGGTCGCAGCTCGTGCCCTAGCGGGTCCCGGTCGCAGCTGGTGCCGTAGCGGCCCCGGGTGGCAGCTCGCGCGGCGGCAGTGGCGCGCCGCAGCGGCCCGGGTTGGCAGCTCGCGGGGCGGCAGTGGCACGCCGTAGCGGCCCCGGTGGAGGTGGCGCGCCGTCGCAGCACCGGTCGCAGCTGGTGCCGTAGCGGCCTCGGTCGCAGCTCGCGCGGTGGCGGTGGCGCGCCGCAGCAGCTGGTGCGGTCGGCACCGCAGCAGCGCCGGTGCGACCGAGCGGTGCGCCCGCGGTCAGTCGTCCCCTTGGAGGTGTGCGCTGATCGGCACCACGAGCGGCGTCCCGGAGACCGGGTCGGGCAGGACCTTCGCCGACAGGCCGAAGATCTCGTCCAGCAGCGGCTCGGTCAGCACCGCCGACGGCGGGCCCTGCGCGATGATCCGCCCGTCGCGCATCGCGACCAGCGTGTCGGCGTAGCGGGCGGCCAGGTTCAGATCGTGCAGGACCATCACGACCGTCGTGCCGCGGTCGCGGTGCAGGCGGTGCACCAGGTCCAGCACGTCGATCTGGTGGGCCAGGTCCAGGTACGTGATCGGCTCGTCCAGCAGCAGCAACCCGGTCTCCTGGGCCAGCGTCATCGAGATCCACGCCCGCTGCCGCTGGCCGCCGGACAGCTCGTCCACCACCCGGTCCGCCAGCACGTCCATCCCGGTCAAGCGCAGCGCGTTTTCGATCGCGGCCTCGTCCGACGACGACCACTGGCGGTACCAGCGCTGGTGCGGGTGCCGCCCGCGCGCCACCAGGTCGCCGACCGTCAGACCCTCCGGCGCGACCGGCGACTGCGGCAGCAGCCCGACCACCTTCGCGACCTCGCGCGTGGGCAGCTTGTCGATCCGCTCGCCGTCCAGCAGCACCGCACCCTCCCGCGGCGCCAGCAACCGCGCCAGCGCCCGCAGCAGCGTCGACTTGCCGCAACCGTTCGGGCCGATGATCGCGGTGATCGTGCCGTCCAGGACGTCCAGGTCCAGGCCGTCGACAACCAGCCGCTCGCCGTACCCCAGCTTCAGCCCCTCGGCCCGCAGTCGTGACGTCATGCTCGTGCCTCCCGGCGGCTCCGGACGAACAGGAAGATCAGGTAGGGGGCGCCGAGGATCGCGGTCAGCACCCCGACCGGCAGGTCCGGCAGCAGCAACCGGGTCAGCAGGTCCGCCCCGACGGTCAGCAGCGCGCCCAGCACCATCGATCCGAACAGCGGCGGTTGCGCCGTCTTCGCCAGCCGCACCGCGATCTGCGGCGTCGCCAGCGCGACGAACGTGATCGGCCCCGCCGCGGCGGTCGCGATCGCGGCCAGCGCGGCCGCCAGCAACAGCAGCGCGCCACGCGCGCCGTCGACCCGGATGCCGAGCCCGCGGGCGGTGTCGTCGCCGAACTGCAAGCCCCCGACCGTGCGCCCGCAGATCAGGGTGACCGGCACCAGCACGGCCAGCGCGATCGCGACCGGGCCGACCGAGTCCCACCCGACGTCGGCGAGGTTGCCGACCAGCCACGTCGTCGCGCGCGCCGCGTCGTTCACGTCCCCGGCGGCCAGCAGCCAGTTCACGATGTTGTAGCTGATCGCCCACAACCCGATCCCGATCAGCACCATGCGGTAGCCGTCGATGCCGCGCCGCCACGACAACGCGTACAGCAGCACACCCGCCAGCAGCCCGCCGATCAGCCCGGCGACCGGCACGCCGAGCGCGCTCACCATGCCGCTGACCTGGCCGCGGTACCCGCCGGCGACGATCGCGGTCACCGCGCCGACCCCCGCGCCCCACGTGATGCCCAGGATGTCCGGGCTGGCCAGCGGGTTCCGCGCGACCGACTGGAACAACGCGCCGGACAGCCCGAGCGCAGCGCCGACCAGCACACCGGCGAGCGTGCGCGGCAGGCGCAGGTCGAAAATGATCCCGCGTTCCCGCCGGGTTCCGCCGCCGAGCAGGGTCTCCAGCACGTTCCAGATCCCGATGCGGGAACTGCCCATCCCGATGTTGATCGCGGCGACGAGCACCAGCAGCACCGCCGCGAT
The window above is part of the Amycolatopsis thermoflava N1165 genome. Proteins encoded here:
- a CDS encoding ABC transporter ATP-binding protein — encoded protein: MDNAISIEGLHKSFGATKALDDLNLQVKTGEVHGFLGPNGAGKSTTIRVLLGLLRADRGTVRLLGGDPWRDAASLHHRLAYVPGDVNLWPNLSGGEVIDLLGRLRGGLDKRRRDELIERFDLDPKKKGRTYSKGNRQKVAIVAALSSDVELLILDEPTSGLDPLMEATFQYAIQEERDKGRTVLLSSHILAEVEALCDRVSIIRNGHAVETGTLSELRHLTRTSIVAELAGHPNGLGSLAEVHDLKVDGNRVRFDVETQSLDQVLRKLTEVGVRSLTSQPPTLEELFLRHYTTEASAR
- a CDS encoding TetR/AcrR family transcriptional regulator; its protein translation is MGTREKILAAAAEVMREQGYARATTKEIARAAGFSEAALYKHFADKTEIFLGVMTSQLPGLEAVLGDIAPGRHTVRGNLIRITSTAIDFYTESFPIGASLFSSRELLAAHRAAIHEHGAGPRTPVTRLANYLRAERDLGRLPSTSDPDAIATLLLGAAFQQGFLRHWDTEAGDPTALARKLVKAVLP
- a CDS encoding ABC transporter ATP-binding protein, with protein sequence MTSRLRAEGLKLGYGERLVVDGLDLDVLDGTITAIIGPNGCGKSTLLRALARLLAPREGAVLLDGERIDKLPTREVAKVVGLLPQSPVAPEGLTVGDLVARGRHPHQRWYRQWSSSDEAAIENALRLTGMDVLADRVVDELSGGQRQRAWISMTLAQETGLLLLDEPITYLDLAHQIDVLDLVHRLHRDRGTTVVMVLHDLNLAARYADTLVAMRDGRIIAQGPPSAVLTEPLLDEIFGLSAKVLPDPVSGTPLVVPISAHLQGDD
- a CDS encoding NAD-dependent succinate-semialdehyde dehydrogenase, which produces MTLDGVPRQIFLAGQWRDAADGSRFGVQDPGTGQQLCEVSDAQDADVGEAIEAAVAKQEEWAATPPRERGEILRRAWQLMTDRADELARLMTLEMGKSLAESKAEVTYAAEFFRWFSEEAVRIDGRYARSPAGGGRVLVSKHPVGPCILVTPWNFPLAMGTRKIGPAIAAGCTMIVKPAQLTPLSMLNLAGLLKEAGLPDGVLSVLPSTSASRVVNPALADPRIRKLSFTGSTEVGRKLVEQCAPNLQRMSMELGGNAPFLMFEDADLDAAVKGAVTAKMRNNGESCVAANRFHVHSSVAGEFVRQLTEAMSSLQVGHGTEDGVKVGPLISAEQRDKVVELVEDALSRGAHATTGGKALDGDGFFYAPTVLTDVPPDARILREEVFGPVAPVTTFEDEDEAVRLANDTEFGLVAYVFTRDLDRAIRVGERMATGMVGLNTGLVSNASAPFGGVKASGFGREGGAEGIEEYLDVKYMALSLSGTP
- a CDS encoding GbsR/MarR family transcriptional regulator, which encodes MISMRDEEAVRRYVERLALVLNQLGIQRMAARVFAALVVTDDSRLTAAELAENLQVSPAAVSGAVRYLEQVGLVEREREPGSRRDHFRVLDDMWFASLRKRDRLMEMWRDAAEEGVDAVGAGTPAGRRLADMRDFLSFIIRELPLLLERWEKERASR
- a CDS encoding ABC transporter permease — translated: MTALVGTRHLVRLALRRDRVVLPLWALVIGVLPASSAGAYDQLYPDAASRASLTTGMSANPSITLLYGPPFDLSTAGGFTAWRFGVFLPLFAALACIFTVTRHTRQEEDTGRQELLSSTVTGRYAALTAALITAAIGAVGTGLLVALGLIGAGLPAGGSVAFGLGTTLTGLVFAAVAAIAAQLAEYSRTANGIASAVLGVAFLLRAVGDSATDISWLSWLSPLGWSTQIRPFAGDRWAVALLLVAVAVVLGAVAYRLLPRRDVGMGIFPARPGPPVAAPGLRSPFALAWRLHRGVLIGWTVGFAVLGAMFGSLAAGIGDIVGDSAQAQQMFERLGGAQNLVDTFLAAIAGIFGMVASMYAVQATLRMRSEETALRLEPLLATRVRRLQWAGSHLVFSLLGTALLLVVSGLSAGLLHGLRVGDVAGQVPAVLGATVAQVPAVWVVVGIAVVVFGFAPKFATAAWGVAAAFLLLSLFGPVVQAPQLLLDVSPFTHVPKLPSADFVVAPFAWLLGIAVVTLATGLARFQRRDIG
- a CDS encoding FecCD family ABC transporter permease; its protein translation is MSRKVLAAGPVAWTVKPRLVAVVVIAAVLLVLVAAINIGMGSSRIGIWNVLETLLGGGTRRERGIIFDLRLPRTLAGVLVGAALGLSGALFQSVARNPLASPDILGITWGAGVGAVTAIVAGGYRGQVSGMVSALGVPVAGLIGGLLAGVLLYALSWRRGIDGYRMVLIGIGLWAISYNIVNWLLAAGDVNDAARATTWLVGNLADVGWDSVGPVAIALAVLVPVTLICGRTVGGLQFGDDTARGLGIRVDGARGALLLLAAALAAIATAAAGPITFVALATPQIAVRLAKTAQPPLFGSMVLGALLTVGADLLTRLLLPDLPVGVLTAILGAPYLIFLFVRSRREARA